In Persicimonas caeni, a single window of DNA contains:
- a CDS encoding M16 family metallopeptidase, giving the protein MTPNTLRLADGRAAVRRIIAALVVALVAASTLVAVPNGAEAKEPRDLIKTKTLDNGLEVIVLPDPSLPIVTIEMAVKNGAFTEPPKYNGLSHLYEHMFFKGNAVIPNQEAYLERMRELGIVFNGTTSTERVNYFFTLPKDNFEEGMEFMYNAITSPKFDEEEFEKEKKVVIGEVDRNESNPYYWFGQAIEEKLWYAHPSRKDPLGDRKSVLGATVDQMNTMQERYYVPNNSALLIAGDVEPEKAFEIAKEMYGEWEKGPDPFEKWPVPEHPELKEKSYLTVERDVKVPYVQFSWHGPSVTEDPKATYAADVLSFILSQPTSRFQKRLVESGLTLGAGISYYTQARTGPINVNAQVAPQNLKKAIRAVLEEIHRLEDPDYYTDEQLESAKTILAVQDTYDREKTSSFAHTVSFWWATAGLDYYLDYVENLKAVTRADIARYVKEYIGDDPYVMGVLLSKEQKEQLGLTDEKLAEMVKEIEKELEAERAGEKSKDKANVEDSGEANES; this is encoded by the coding sequence ATGACGCCGAATACCCTTCGCCTCGCCGATGGGCGCGCAGCCGTGCGTCGCATCATCGCGGCGCTCGTCGTGGCGCTTGTCGCTGCGTCGACCTTGGTCGCCGTGCCCAACGGCGCCGAGGCCAAAGAGCCGCGCGACCTGATCAAGACCAAGACTCTCGACAACGGGCTGGAAGTAATCGTGCTTCCCGACCCGTCGCTGCCGATCGTGACCATCGAAATGGCGGTCAAAAACGGCGCGTTCACCGAGCCGCCCAAGTACAATGGCTTGAGCCACCTGTACGAGCACATGTTCTTCAAGGGCAACGCCGTCATCCCCAACCAAGAGGCCTACCTCGAGCGCATGCGCGAGCTGGGAATCGTGTTCAACGGGACCACGAGCACCGAGCGGGTGAACTACTTCTTTACCCTCCCCAAGGACAACTTCGAGGAGGGCATGGAGTTCATGTACAACGCCATCACCTCGCCGAAGTTCGACGAAGAGGAGTTCGAAAAAGAGAAGAAGGTCGTCATCGGCGAGGTCGACCGCAACGAGTCGAACCCCTACTACTGGTTCGGCCAGGCGATCGAAGAGAAGCTCTGGTACGCCCACCCGAGTCGCAAAGACCCGCTGGGTGACCGAAAGAGCGTGCTCGGCGCGACCGTCGACCAGATGAACACCATGCAGGAGCGCTACTACGTGCCGAATAACTCGGCGCTGCTCATCGCCGGCGACGTCGAGCCCGAAAAGGCGTTCGAGATCGCCAAAGAGATGTACGGCGAATGGGAGAAAGGCCCCGATCCCTTCGAGAAGTGGCCGGTGCCCGAGCATCCCGAGCTCAAAGAAAAGAGCTACCTGACCGTCGAGCGCGACGTGAAGGTGCCCTACGTGCAGTTTAGCTGGCACGGGCCAAGCGTGACCGAAGACCCGAAGGCGACGTATGCCGCCGACGTGCTGAGCTTCATCTTGAGCCAGCCTACCAGTCGCTTCCAGAAGCGCCTGGTCGAGTCGGGCCTGACCCTTGGCGCGGGAATCAGCTACTACACCCAAGCGCGCACCGGCCCCATCAACGTCAACGCGCAGGTCGCCCCGCAGAACCTCAAAAAGGCGATTCGCGCGGTGCTCGAGGAGATTCACCGCCTCGAAGACCCCGACTACTACACCGACGAGCAGCTCGAGTCGGCCAAGACGATCCTCGCCGTCCAAGATACCTACGACCGCGAGAAGACGAGCTCGTTCGCACATACCGTCAGCTTCTGGTGGGCGACCGCCGGGCTCGACTACTACTTGGACTACGTCGAGAACCTCAAAGCCGTGACCCGCGCGGATATCGCTCGCTACGTCAAAGAGTATATCGGCGACGATCCGTACGTGATGGGCGTGCTCCTGTCGAAAGAACAAAAGGAGCAGCTCGGGCTGACCGACGAGAAGCTGGCCGAGATGGTCAAAGAGATCGAGAAGGAGCTCGAGGCCGAGCGCGCCGGCGAGAAGTCGAAGGATAAAGCGAACGTTGAAGACAGCGGGGAAGCCAATGAAAGCTAA